Genomic DNA from Methanosarcina sp. MTP4:
GCTTGAACAACTTGGTGAGTATGTCAGCATCCTCAGGGAATATCAGAACTATGATCTGGAGGAAATCAGAGACAACCTTACTTTGAGAGGAGCAGTTGAGAGGTATATGGAGGTTTCCCTGGCCTGCGTGATTGATATTTGCGAGATGATTATTTCCAGTGAGAAATTGAGGCGGCCAGATACCTATAGAAAAGTTATCCTGACACTTGGCCAGAACGGAATTCTCCCTGAAGACTTTGCAGAAAAACTTGCACCAGCCGCAGGTTTTCGAAATGTGCTCGTCCACATGTATGCAGATATCGATATAGTGAAACTTTATTCTCATCTCCAGAATGACATTGATGACCTGGAACTCTTTGCAGAATACATTGCAAAGCACCTTATTTCAAAATACGAGTGATAAGAAACTGCTGCTGGAACATCTCCTAAGGAACCGTAGCCGAATTTCACTCAATCCGACTGAAAAACAGAGCAGCGTTTAATACCGCATCCCGTGGTTATTTTCCCGTTTGCTTGCAAACGGCCTGCACGAAAAAATTGAAAAGAAAAAAAAGAAAGAAATGAAAGGAAGTTAACTCAAGCCTACTAAAACCGGAATCAAAAATTAATTAAAAAGCCTTCAAAACTGCTTTGAAATTTATACTTCAGCAATCTTTTAATAATTTTCAGGGAAAGGCCGGCTGCCTCCGGCACCCGGTGAGAGCCCCGGGAAGTGAAAAGCAACCCAAAATACGGTTTTTCCGGAATGAAAAATCAGCTCTTATCCAACAGAACTTTGATTCGAGAACCCGAACACCTAATATTTTCAAAACTCTTTTTTTATATTTAGCCGGTCGGCGGGCAGCTCCGAAAACTTCCCTAAACAACTTTTACTAAATCAATAGTCAAAGACCCAAATTCTTTCACCAATCCCAGGTGAAAGTTTAACCACAGAAAGCACGGAAAGCACGGAATAAAGGAAATTGGGGCACAATCCTTCCGTGCTTTCCGTGTCTTTCGTGGTTATAAATCAAGTGTAAATATTTACGTTCGGAGATCCGATCAATTCTTCTCAAAAACCTCTCCAAAAAACTCCTCAAACTCCTGAGGCTCCTTCAAGAACCTTAATTTCTCAAGCTCATTTACGAGCCCATACATATCCTCTCTCCTCTCAAGCCCCAGAAGCTCAGGCTCCACAGGCTCAAGCCGCCTGATTTCAGGCAAGGAAACATAATTAGAATTCGGAACGAACCCTTCACCTTCAAGCAGATAATAAGCTCCGCCCCCGGCCTTCCTGATAGGCTCATAAACAGAAGAAAAACTGGTGCAGACCCAGTTGGCCATCCCGAGTTCCGCTTCGGGAGCACGGGGTCCTTTTCGCTCGCTTCGCTCCCTCAAGAGGACTACTAATTCAAAACTTTATTTCTATTTTTTATCAGTCGGCGGACTGCTCAGAAAACTCCCCCCAAGCAACCTTTACCGAATACAATCAATTCTCCTCAAAAGTCTCCTCGAAAAACTCCTCAAACTCCTGTGGCTCCTTCAAGAACCTTAATTTCTCAAGCTCATTTACGAGCCCATACATATCCTCTCTCCTCTCAAGCCCCAGAAGCTCAGGTTCCACAGGTTCAAGCCGCCTGATTTCAGGCAAGGAAACATAATTAGAATTCGGAACGAACCCTTCACCCTCAAGCAGGTAGTAAGCTCCACCCCCGGCCTTCCTGATAGGCTCATAAACAGAGGAAAAGTCGGTGCAGACCCAGTTAGCCATCTTCAGGACAGTTTCGGACCTGTTGATGCTGATATGCCCGTATCCCGGAGGCACAATTACCACATCCCCTTTTTCAGCCTCTATAACAACAGCGTCCAGGACGTTTTCCCCCTCCGCCTGTTGTAGGAGATAGACAGCCTCTCCTTCGAGCACCTGGTAGATCTCAGGATACGAGACCTTTGCCCCCGGAACTATGGGATGGTAATGCCCTTTGGTCTTTACGAACTCTTTTCCCAGGCGGGCAGGCGGGATAACCGTGATGTCATAGCGGAGCCCGGCTTTTCGCATGCTCTGAAGGTCGGATTCGGTCCGGGAAAGTTCCCGGTACATATAATAGAGCTCAAAGTCCCCTGCTGTCCGGAACCAGGCCTTGTCAGCAAGGACGTCTTTCATGTCGGAGAGCATCCGGACATCGGGCTCCCTGATCGTTTCCCCAAATTGCAACGTATTTTCCATCTTTTGCCCTCATAATCCGCTTAAAACAACAACCTTTTTGATCTGCATCCCATAACTTCTTCAGATATGAAAATTTTATATGGAAGTTATATTTATATTAATGTTATAAAGACTCTTTGAGTATTTGTCAAAACAGGTGGGGAGAAAGTGCTTTTGAATCGGAAACTAATGAAAACAGCAATTATCCCCGGGACCCGACCCGAGACCTGAGAAACCTCACATTTTCAAAACCCATTATTTATATTTCACCGGTCGGGGGGCACCTTCATGCACTTCCCCAAACAACCGTAACCCTACATCCCAACCTCTACCCCACAAACCGCAAACTCCCTCCCAAAACTTACTCTCCGGCAACCAAAAACTCTTCCCGAACCCCCGAACCTTCCTGAGCCTTTTCCAGGCACTCGAGAGTGCAGTAAACCGCCTTTTCTTTCACATTTTCCAGAACAAAGAACTCTCTGCCGCAAACGGGGCAGATTTTTCTTACATGATCCATAAATACATCACCCGAAGTAGATATTAAATATTAAAAAACTGTATATGTTTAATACTTTAACATATATAATATAATCGCCAATACTTGATCATTATTTTTAGCCTGTCAGCGGGCACCTGCGAACACTAAACCGGAACAACAGGGATCAAAAATTAATTAAAAAACGTCTTAAAATCTTTTTTGAAATTTACACTTCAGCAGTCTTCTATTAATTTTCAGGGAAAGGCCGGCTGCCTCCGGCACCCGGTGAGAGCCCCGGGAAGTGAAAAGCAATCAGAAAAAAAGGTGTTCCGGAAGAGCATATTAACTTTTGTCCAGGCATTACAGCCTTTTCAGTCCATCCAGTCCATTCAGTCCATCCACCCAAACTACGATTCGAAAAAAACAAGGACCGGGACTCTGAAGATTTCTTAAGAACTATTTGATAGCCTTACGAGAGGATATAAATATTAATAGATATCAATTAGTTATTAATCAATAACTTTTTGTTACGCAAATGTACTTGAAAAACAAAATGTCAGAGCCTATTGCAAATCTACCGGAGGCAAAGAAATGGCAGAAGCGTTAAATTCCGGGAAGGCAAAACCATCCCCGACTCTTAATACTATTCTCATGGTAGAAGACACCCTGAAAAACAGCCCGGAAAGTGTTGTAACAGTTGCAGATCTCAAGAAAATGCTACCAAGACAGGTTAACCACAATACTCTGATGGTCATCCTGGATTATCTGGAACAAAGTAATAAAATTGCTGTTGGGATAAAGGGAATAACCTGGATTCACAGCAGGAATGAAAACTTGAGAAAGGCAGTGGTCCAGGGACTCGAACTATGAAATATGTCAGGGTAATCCTTGCCCCTGAAGCTGCAGATGCATATCAGGATCTCATGAACAAAGCCTCAGGCTCAAAGCAAGAAGAGGCAATCCTTAATTCGTTCCTTCAGAAGGTGGAACTGTTAAAGGAAAATATCCACTATGGGCAGCCAATTGCCAAAAAACTGATTCCTGCTGAATACAAAACCAGTTACGGAATAACAAACCTGTTTAGAGCCCGAGTTCCGCTTCGGGATCACAGAAAATCGGAGATTTTCTGGGAGTTGCACTGTAAGTGCAACAGCACGGGGTCCGTTTCGGTCGTTGCACTCCCTCAAGCGGACGAAATTTTAAAAACTCCTTTTTTATATTTCGCCGGTCGGTGGGCTCCAGCGAACACTTCCCCGGAACGACCATAACCGAATTGCACTCCAACCTCTCCCCTGCAAACCGCAAGCTTCCCTCTCGCAAAGCTTACTCTCCGGCAACCAAAAACTCTTCCCGAACCCCCGAACCTTCCTGAGCCTTTTCCAGGCACTCGAGAGTGCAGTAAACCGCCTTTTCTGCCACATTTTCCAGAACAAAGAACTCTCTGCCGCAAATGGGGCAGACTTTTTTTACATGATCCATGTACACATCACCCAGAAGTAGACTTTAAAAAACAAAAAACTATGGGTGTTTGTTACTTCTTTACCATATAAAAAAATTTCTCAAAACTTTATTTTTATATTTGTCCAGTGGGCGGTCTCCTCAAGGAACTTCCCGGGCAACCGCAGCCAAACCGCACCACGCCCTTTCCCCCGCACGAATACCTTTTTACGGATCGAAACTTTAAAGGAGGGCTATCCGGATTAACCAAATCACTTAAATAATTATAAAGTGTATCATACTAAAAATTTGGATATTTGTATTACTCATCTTTATTAATAAATTAAGTGAAACTCATGAAAATCGCGATCATCCTCGGCACAAGGCCAGAGATTATAAAAACCAAGTGAGGCAAAACCTATGAACCTGATAAAAACCAAAATAGAAGACCTTTTTATTCTGGAGCCAAGAGTTTTCGCTGACGACCGGGGATACTTTTTTGAAAGCTATAACAAAAAGATCCTGGACGGTCTGATTGGAAAGGAATACAATTTCGTCCAGGACAATGAATCAAAATCATCCTATGGCGTGGTCCGGGGGCTCCATTACCAGTTAGCTCCCTATAGCCAGGCAAAACTTGTGAGGGTTCTGGAAGGATGCGTATACGACGTTGCTGTTGACCTGAGGAAAGATTCACCGACTTTCGGGGAATGGGTAGGAGTTGAACTTTCCGCTGAAAACAAGAGACAGTTCCTGATCCCAAAAGGTTTTGCCCACGGCTTTTCCGTCCTGAGTGAAACTGCCGTTTTTACTTACAAGTGCGACGAGTACTATCACCCAGAAACCGAAGGTGGGATAATCTACAATGACCCTTCCCTCGACATCGACTGGAAAATGCCGGAAGAGAAAATTGTCCTCTCGGAAAAGGATAAACTCCTCCCGAAACTGGAAAACGCCGAAATGAACTTCTGATTCCTGATTATTATCTAATATTAAAAATTGTACCAACCCGGAAGGTGAGCAAATTGAAACTGCTGGTAACTGGCGGCTGTGGATTCATAGGCAGCAACTTCATCCATTACATGCTGGAAAAATATCCTGATTATGAAATTGTAAACCTTGACAAACTGACCTATGCGGGAAATCCTGAAAACCTGAAAGATATCGAAGAGAACCCTAATTATTCCTTCATAAAAGGCGACATCTGCGACCCTGTCATTGTGAATGAAGTAATGAAAAACGCAGATCAGGTTGTCCACTTCGCAGCCGAAAGCCACGTAGACCGTTCAATTGAAGACGGTTCGGTTTTTGTCAGGACAAACGTGCTCGGCACAAACACCCTGCTCCAGAGTTCCCTTGCAAATGACATCAAAAAGTTCATTCATGTTTCAACTGATGAAGTTTACGGAAGCACCATGGAAGGTTCTTTTACCGAAAAAGACAACCTTGCCCCTTCAAGCCCCTATTCCTCAAGCAAAGCAGGTTCCGACCTCCTTGCAATGTCCTACTACACAACCTACGGTCTTCCAGTATGCATAACCCGATGCACAAACAACTTCGGCCCCTACCAGTACCCTGAAAAATTAATTCCTTTTTTCATCAGCCGATTAATGGAAGGAAAGAAAGTCCCCGTCTACGGCACCGGCCTGAACATCCGGGACTGGATTCATGTTGAAGACCACTGTTCTGCAGTAGACTTTGTCCTCCATTCCGGCAGCAGCGGGGAAATCTACAACATAGACGGCGGAAATGAACTAACTAACCTCGAAATCACTCACGTCCTCCTTAAAATGCTCGGCAAAGACGAGTCTTCAATCGAGTATGTTGAAGATAGAAAAGGCCACGATTTCCGGTACTCCCTTGACGGCAGCAAACTGGAAAAAATGGGCTGGAAACCCAGATATGATTTTGACACTGCCCTGGAACAGACAGTCAGCTGGTACGTTGAAAACAAATGGTGGTGGGAACCATTAAAACGTTGATCATCGGCTCCACTGGGATGCTCGGTTCGGACCTCTGCAAAGTCTTTCCCGATGCTATGAAACTGACACATAAGGATCTTAACATCACAGACAGAGAGCAGGTTATCGAATCTATTCAAAAAATAAAACCTGAGCTTGTCATAAATGCAGCTGCCTACACAAATGTGGATGGCTGCGAAGATTCCCAGGAGCTTGCCTTTCAGGTTAATGGATACGGCCCTGGATACATTGCAGAAGCCTGTTCTATGGCTGGAGCGAAGCTTGTCCACTTCAGCACGGACTACGTTTTTGACGGATCCAAAAAAGAGTATGTAGAGTCAGATACCACAAATCCGATCAATGTATATGGGCACTCAAAACTTCTCGGTGAAAAGAAAATCATTGAGAATATGAATGATTACAGGATTGTAAGAATTTCCTGGCTTTTTGGAATCAATGGGAACAACTTTGTTGAAACCATGCTGAGATTATCCAGAGAAATGGATACAGTAAAGGTTGTCAATGACCAGTTTGGCAAACCCACCTATACGATGGACATAGCCACTAAAATAAAAGAAATAATTGAACTCGACCCCGGAATCTATCACATTACAAATGATGGAATATGTTCCTGGTATGAATTTGCCTCTTCTATTATCGATAACGTAATTCCCTGTACCAGTGAAGAATTCCCAAGAAAAGCGAAACGTCCTGAGTACTCAGTTCTGACAAACACTAAAACCGAACCCATGAGGCACTGGAAAGAAGCACTTAAAGCCTATTTGAAGGAGAGAAAAGCATGAAAGGCGTAATACTTGCAGGCGGTACCGGCAGCAGACTGTATCCTCTTACCAAAGTGACTAACAAACACCTTTTGCCGGTTTATGACAAACCAATGATCTACTACCCGATGGAGACTCTAATAAATGCCGGAATAAAAGACATCATGATCGTGTCTGGCAGAGGGCATGCAGGGCATTTTCTTGAACTTTTAGGTTCCGGGGTAGATTTTGGAGTTCATTTTACCTATGAAATTCAAGAAAAAGCAGGAGGTATTGCCCAGGCACTTAGCCTAGCCGAGGATTTTGTTGATGGGGACAGTGTAACTGTTATTTTAGGAGATAACATCTTCCAGGACAACATCGAGAAGGATGTTGCAAACTTCAATGGTGGTGCCAGGATCTTTTTAAAAGAAGTCACCGATGCTCAGAGGTTTGGAGTAGCCGAATTGAAGGGTGAGAAAGTAATAGGCATTGAGGAAAAACCAAAAGTGCCAAAAACCAATTTTGCAGTTACCGGGCTTTATATTTATGGCTCTGATGTTTTTGATGCAATTAAAACACTCAAGCCTTCCGGAAGAGGTGAACTTGAGATAACGGACGTAAATAATTATTACATAAGCAAAGGGGCCATGGAGTACGGGGTTCTTGAGGGTTTCTGGAGTGATGCAGGGACTTTTGAGAGTTTATTAAGAGCAAGTATGATGGTAAAGCAAAGTAGAGAAAAAGACTCCTAGAGTATAATGCCAAAAATTATAAAATTATTAGCGATTTTGTCAATTTCATACAAGAGTAAGAAATTCTAAGAATGGAACATAGATTCATAGATTAATTAGAGAATATTTTCCGGCAAGGATGCGGTAAAAATATGAAGATTGCAATTATTCTCGGCACAAGGCCCAAGATCATTAAAATGAGCCCTATAATAAGAGAATGTGAAAAACACACGCTTAGAACCTGATAGGGATCTCTATCTATATGCGGGAATTAAGATTAAAGTTAGTATATTTTGAATTATCCGATTGTAGAGATTTCAGATCACTGGAGAGGTTTCCAGAGATGCGGATTCTGTATTGACTTTACGGAATAAGGTGCGTATTTTGAGAAAAAGGCTTATCGGTTAAAAGAGCTTACCGAAAAAGTGAATCCAACTATTGTGAGTGAAAGGAACGTAGTTGAACCGGGTAAATTCATTGAAAGCCAAAATGATCTCATGCTCGTTTGATCTCCTCTCCTAATTCCCTCATACGTAAAACTTTAGTAAACTACAGCTTAAAAAGTAAATATATAATTTTGTAGAATTATGTAAAAAGGAAGAGCACAATGTATAAGAAATTAAAAGAAAACGAGGAGCTCTGGGACCTTTTTACCAGAAAGGAAGAATACGACCTAACCTTTCGCGACATGTATGAGAGGTTTCCGTACTATCTAAGCAGCCAGAGAGATATCTTTGACCCTAGAGTTTCCAAATTTCTATTAGAAAATGGCCTGAGACCACAGTATCCAGACGAAAAACAGTTTGCGGTCTGCCTTACACACGACATTGATATTATTCGTCCTAGTAGATTATACCCAGTACTTGAAGCCTCAAGAGCTTTTGTAAAAGGAAATTTGGCAAGTGCCATAAAAATTTCCTGTTCTAGAATTAACAAGAAACGAAATCCGTTCTGGAATTTTAAAGAAATAATGGAACTAGAAGCGAAATATGATGCAAAATCCAGCTTTTATTTCTTAACTCTTAATCAAGGGGAGAGCGACTATAATTATAAGATAGAGGATATCGAAGATGAATTAAAGACTATATCAGATAATGGATGGGAAGTTGGACTTCACGGAGGGCATGAATCTTATAACAACCTTGAAGATATCAAGAAAAAAAAGCAAAAGCTTGAAAAGGTTCTCGGGAAAGAAGTAGTCGGATACAGAAATCATTACTTAAAATTTGAGACACCGAATACTTGGGAATTATTGAGCAAAGCAGGCTTTAAATACGATTCTACATTTGGATATGCTGATTGTGCAGGATTTAGGAATGGAATGTGCCATCCGTTCAAACCCTTTAATGTAAATACTGGACAACAGATTGATATTCTGGAGATTCCTCTAACAATTATGGATTCTACTTTATTAAAAGACTATATGCGCCTTGATTTTAAAAAAGCATGGGAATTAACAAAAAACCTTATTGATACTGTCGAGAAGTGTAACGGAGTAATTACAATCTTATGGCACAATACACACATGCAGGAAGAAAATTTAGAATACTATAAGAAGATATTGAAGTATTGCTCAGAGAAAAACGCATGGTTAACAAGTGGCAAAGAAATATATGAAGTGTGGCAATAACCTGATAAATAGCGAGTTAAAAAAATTAGATTAAAAAAGATTACTTAGTATTTTTATGTTTAAAAATCGAATTCCTGAGAGCTCCCAATATTCCAACTAAGGTATCATACAATACTTTGATTGATATGATCCAATCTCCAGCATTAAATTCTGCAAAAACTATCTTTTCTGTATTTAGATCGTTTATCCACTCAGAAAAAGACATCGTCCACTTATGATAATCTTTTTTATAGTTCCTATTACAATTAAAGAAATCCGGAACTATTTTCACATACTTTACAGAATGGTCTTTTAAATTGCTTTCAATAAACTCTACTTTTTCCCCACATGAATCTTTATAAG
This window encodes:
- the rfbC gene encoding dTDP-4-dehydrorhamnose 3,5-epimerase, which encodes MNLIKTKIEDLFILEPRVFADDRGYFFESYNKKILDGLIGKEYNFVQDNESKSSYGVVRGLHYQLAPYSQAKLVRVLEGCVYDVAVDLRKDSPTFGEWVGVELSAENKRQFLIPKGFAHGFSVLSETAVFTYKCDEYYHPETEGGIIYNDPSLDIDWKMPEEKIVLSEKDKLLPKLENAEMNF
- a CDS encoding polysaccharide deacetylase family protein; this encodes MYKKLKENEELWDLFTRKEEYDLTFRDMYERFPYYLSSQRDIFDPRVSKFLLENGLRPQYPDEKQFAVCLTHDIDIIRPSRLYPVLEASRAFVKGNLASAIKISCSRINKKRNPFWNFKEIMELEAKYDAKSSFYFLTLNQGESDYNYKIEDIEDELKTISDNGWEVGLHGGHESYNNLEDIKKKKQKLEKVLGKEVVGYRNHYLKFETPNTWELLSKAGFKYDSTFGYADCAGFRNGMCHPFKPFNVNTGQQIDILEIPLTIMDSTLLKDYMRLDFKKAWELTKNLIDTVEKCNGVITILWHNTHMQEENLEYYKKILKYCSEKNAWLTSGKEIYEVWQ
- a CDS encoding sugar phosphate nucleotidyltransferase; its protein translation is MKGVILAGGTGSRLYPLTKVTNKHLLPVYDKPMIYYPMETLINAGIKDIMIVSGRGHAGHFLELLGSGVDFGVHFTYEIQEKAGGIAQALSLAEDFVDGDSVTVILGDNIFQDNIEKDVANFNGGARIFLKEVTDAQRFGVAELKGEKVIGIEEKPKVPKTNFAVTGLYIYGSDVFDAIKTLKPSGRGELEITDVNNYYISKGAMEYGVLEGFWSDAGTFESLLRASMMVKQSREKDS
- a CDS encoding DUF86 domain-containing protein; its protein translation is MREEINFKLEQLGEYVSILREYQNYDLEEIRDNLTLRGAVERYMEVSLACVIDICEMIISSEKLRRPDTYRKVILTLGQNGILPEDFAEKLAPAAGFRNVLVHMYADIDIVKLYSHLQNDIDDLELFAEYIAKHLISKYE
- a CDS encoding glucose-6-phosphate isomerase family protein, producing MRERSERKGPRAPEAELGMANWVCTSFSSVYEPIRKAGGGAYYLLEGEGFVPNSNYVSLPEIRRLEPVEPELLGLERREDMYGLVNELEKLRFLKEPQEFEEFFGEVFEKN
- a CDS encoding glucose-6-phosphate isomerase family protein → MENTLQFGETIREPDVRMLSDMKDVLADKAWFRTAGDFELYYMYRELSRTESDLQSMRKAGLRYDITVIPPARLGKEFVKTKGHYHPIVPGAKVSYPEIYQVLEGEAVYLLQQAEGENVLDAVVIEAEKGDVVIVPPGYGHISINRSETVLKMANWVCTDFSSVYEPIRKAGGGAYYLLEGEGFVPNSNYVSLPEIRRLEPVEPELLGLERREDMYGLVNELEKLRFLKEPQEFEEFFEETFEEN
- the rfbB gene encoding dTDP-glucose 4,6-dehydratase — protein: MKLLVTGGCGFIGSNFIHYMLEKYPDYEIVNLDKLTYAGNPENLKDIEENPNYSFIKGDICDPVIVNEVMKNADQVVHFAAESHVDRSIEDGSVFVRTNVLGTNTLLQSSLANDIKKFIHVSTDEVYGSTMEGSFTEKDNLAPSSPYSSSKAGSDLLAMSYYTTYGLPVCITRCTNNFGPYQYPEKLIPFFISRLMEGKKVPVYGTGLNIRDWIHVEDHCSAVDFVLHSGSSGEIYNIDGGNELTNLEITHVLLKMLGKDESSIEYVEDRKGHDFRYSLDGSKLEKMGWKPRYDFDTALEQTVSWYVENKWWWEPLKR
- the rfbD gene encoding dTDP-4-dehydrorhamnose reductase, whose translation is MVVGTIKTLIIGSTGMLGSDLCKVFPDAMKLTHKDLNITDREQVIESIQKIKPELVINAAAYTNVDGCEDSQELAFQVNGYGPGYIAEACSMAGAKLVHFSTDYVFDGSKKEYVESDTTNPINVYGHSKLLGEKKIIENMNDYRIVRISWLFGINGNNFVETMLRLSREMDTVKVVNDQFGKPTYTMDIATKIKEIIELDPGIYHITNDGICSWYEFASSIIDNVIPCTSEEFPRKAKRPEYSVLTNTKTEPMRHWKEALKAYLKERKA